Genomic DNA from Hordeum vulgare subsp. vulgare chromosome 2H, MorexV3_pseudomolecules_assembly, whole genome shotgun sequence:
CGCCGGCAGACATAAGATGCCTAGTATCTACAATATATGGGAAAATTCTGTTGATAGCCAAGGCAAATTCCTTAATGGATGAGGGAAGAGGCCCAATGAATTTGGAGTAGACTTGTGCAATATCTGTTTGACAAAATAGAGATAGTTAGAAGAAAACAACCAACAACTCAGTCAACATCTACTGGCTGAAACTCTCAATACATCTGGAATGTAACTTCCATGATTGCAAAACATCATCTCAGTATATAGGGGAACCTCATCAGGAGAGACAACTGCAATGTCGCTTATCACAGAAGTTATTGTAGGCAAAAAATAGTATACCTAAGAAACAACTGTGACCAACGATCAATTTCTTTTCTGAGGCAATAAGATCAATGACATGGCGGATTCCTATTGCTGATTTCACTTTTGCTTTTCTGCTTCTGAGTAGATCGTCTTGCACATCTTTCTGTATTAAAATAAAATCAGAGTGATTAGTTACTGACCAAAAACTAATATCTCACGCAGAGATCACAATGTATTGTTCACAATACTGGAGTAATGATTATACACACCATGATTATATGTAGTTTATTCTTATTTTATTAATCGAAGAAAAACATATGAGCAAGTTTCAAAAGCAACAATGCATCATTCAATCTACTGGTGAATCCAGAAGATAGAAGCAATCAGGAGCAAAAATAGATATATTATGGACAGAAAGCAACAACGCAAAATTCAATCCGGAGTGAAACATGTGCAATCTTTTCAATAGGGAAGACAGAAAATTGTCTTACCATCAATAATAtactgtcttcgttgttgtctgtATAAACTACTCTCTTTTCTGATGTTCCATCCTCACCAAATGTACAAATATACATGAGGTCCCTAAAGTTTTTCCTTAAAACCTGCACGGGAAATATATTATCTGACCATAAAGAAATAGTGCATGCCAAGAAGCATCATCTAAGATCATTATACACTGATATGTTGAAGAATATGCATCAGAAAACATCAATCGCTATCCACATCCACACACATTGTCCAAAACTGAATTATCGTTAGCTGTATTTTCACAAGGCACATTTACTACGGAACTGTGTATACATGAAAGATGAAACAGGTACAAACTAGCTGTCGAGCTACCACTATATTTCGAGGCATTGGATATGTCAGGACATACCTGTTGAATTAATTTTAACTGATGTGATGTAAACCCATCAAGCATAATAGCTGGGCGCATTTTGAAGAAAACTGTCTGAAATTGGTCTGTGCTGAATTTATTGCTTCCTAACTTATGGTTATCCACCCTGGGGTTGGTGCTTATCGCATCACGCCACTCATTAAATCTGATCTTCATTCTCTCCGTGAAAAGAAGATCAGCAGTACTCTTTAACTGCACATCTTCCTGTTTAGAAATACATGCAGATATTCCATCATGATGCTGTACATTTAGTTTCTgaagagcttcttcttcttgtgctcTGGATAAATAAGATATTCCTGAGATTAAAGAAATTTCATAAATAAACAAACAGTCTAgggtttatatgcatgattttgatgTACATGCTCATTGCCTCATTGGTAACAAAAAATATATTCAGTGCATGACTAAGATCGATCCTGCATGATTCGGATCAAATAGGCTAGTAGATTCAGAGACATGCATGTAGATTAACAAAGTGTTACAGGTAAATGATGTCACCTTCATGGAAGCACGTGTTGAAATCAAACTGGTGCTTTGCCAGGAAGTCAAGTGAAGTGGTCTGACAGAGAAATTCGTGGGATGAACTGTCATATGGGAGCTCCTTGCGAGGGAAGATAAAAAAGTTATGCCTGCCCAGAAGAAAAAAATTATGTCATGACAAAAGGCCAATCCAGAACTGGTTAAAATCATGAAAAAGCTAccggttgcattgagttataatTTTACATAAAAGAAGTCTACAAGGCATTTCTTGTTAGCCATTCTACATCAAAGTTGCTCTTTAATGTTCATATTAACTGCACTCAGGTGTCGTGTCGCCATAGGAGTCAGTGAGATCAGTCCGCGATCTATGCAGCTACTGGTCTTTAATTACATAATAATAAGGGAATATTGGCTGTCCAAAAAAAAAGGTCTTATAAGTGCCAACTCTCTGCTAAATATCATAGAAGTTTTATATATGAATGGTCTAACAGAACTGCTTCCCAGTAAAAACGCCAAATTCCTCCTCAACCAAGAGACCATTAGAAGTTAATGCCAAAGGCTGGCGCCATCAGATCCTAATAAGGTACACTGCATCAATACACTACCATAGCTGATGTCTGGGACCAATGAGCAAAGCTACCATATATAGTAGTAAACGGGGGCGTGTTATTAGGTACTGGTGGAGAGGAACGGAAGAAGAGAAACGCGGGGACGCACGGATGAGCGACGAAGGCGGACTTGGCAGGGTCCCAGCGGAAGGGGCAGACGCCGAGCTGCAGCACGGCGAAGCGCTTGGCGGAGTCGCGGAGCTTGAGGTACCGGACGTCGGCGCGGTCGAGCTCGAAGGTGTCCCGCCACGGGGCGCTGGTGACGCCGCTCATCTCCAGGTCGATCCCCACGAACGCGGCGTCGCGCACCCGCGCCCTCAGCTCCTCCAGCGCCTCTGCCAGGTTCCCCCGCGTCACCTGCTTCACCGCCACCCCGGCGACGCTGCCGTCCCCGGCTTCATCCCCACCGCCGCCGGAGGGcggcggggagggggaggaggaggatacGAGGCGGGAGAGGAGGCGGGGGAGGAGGGATttgggcggcggcgcgcggaggaggggggcgaggcggcggcggcactgCATGGCCACCGTCGCTGGAGGGGGGGAGGCGGGCGGTGGGTTGGCACTTGGGCTCGATTTGGTTGCCGTGTGAAAATGTGGCAGAAAATGCCGTGAATGTCCGAGTCGAATGGCCCGTTTGCGAATTCGTCACCTAAACGCGTTGTAGGCCCGCTCTGACGGCAGATCTTCGAGCGAGCGACGCGACACAGGCCCGCCTACTTCCAGGCATCCAGCGAGCAACcgggtttttttttcctttccttttattttttctgtttttgattttttttgttcataaatttaaatatatataaaaaactgAATTTCTATTTTTTAATGTTCGATCACGTTTTTCAAATTTAGTTCATgcttttcaaaaaaagttcaccgTTATCGTGTATAGAAAATTTGTTCAGCGTGCATTTTAGAAAGAAAATAACCTGGCATGTATTTGAATAATATTTACCGTATACTTAGAAAATGTTAAATGGCAAAAGTGATCCGAACATTCCGGTCCAGACATGGTTAGAGGACAGTGGTATCCCCAGCCTACCAGGGTTCAAGTCCTGGTGCTTGCATTATTTctggatttatttcaggatttccgACGATAAGCtttcagtgggaggagacgttgccgttacaagtacatgtactgaaagatgagatatatagaacgagaaaagaagaacggcgtccatccttgctatcccaggttgccggcctgaaacccatcctagatcgatgacgaagaagaagaagcaactccaaatgaacaatcaacgcgctcgcgtcaaataacctttacatgtacctgcaactggtgttgtagtaatctgtaagccacaggagactcagcaatctcatttccaaaggtatcaagactagcaaagcttaacaggcgaggtatggttaagtggtgaggctgcagcaagcgactaagcaatgtatgagatggctaacttacgagtacaagaataagaggggaatgatctatgcataacggacgtgaactactggtgatcaaatgaatgatcttgaacacctacctacgtcagacataaccccaccgtgtcctcgatcggagaaggaactcgcgaaagagacagtcacggttacgcactcagttggcaagttttaattaagttaacttcaagttatctagaaccagtgttaaacaaagtttccacgttgtcacataaccacgggcacggctttccgaaagatttaaccatgtaggggtgctccaactaatccatcacaaattaccacaagccatatagaaatcctcgatcacgaagctcgtgatctcgtcagactccttagtggaaaacctcaactctgagattacccaaagcatcaccggaatcccgatgcacaagacattcgtcaaaggtaaaactaatccagcaaggccgcccggcgtgtcgacgatcccgatagaagacgcgtatctcgttctcaggacacgacggataagcacagcgtacggtggcctcatagacatctcccgagttgccccgggttggccccggaaacggctctgttttggaccagcaccatcagcactggccccctgtattatgtagaattaatcctcgggtagcgctaactccctatgcatttctatattaacagaactattatgcaattttattaggtgattaggcaaatgtagtaccaatgttgggccttgccagaccagctttaatctaaaacgaattatcaagggggtccccataacaaccccgatcgtgttaggagcgctcaaatatggaacataacactggtagctgaaactaagggggcaaagctggaacaaaacaccaggctagaaaggccaagccttccaccttttaccaagtatataggtgcattaaattaattagcatttaatagggtgatataacaaggaacccatgttatcacatggaagcaactgcacctgcaactagaaacgctaacacatggttaagcaagcggtaacatagccaaataatggtttgctaggttgtgaacaggttgaaggttttcgtggcaatgttggaaggctgatatttaacaggtggtaggcaacgtgaCAATACCGATAGAaacagtaaaactagcatggcaatgatagtaatggtatctggggaaatggtcatcttgcctgagatcccgcttggaagaagaacgactctgtgaagcagacgaaccgacgtagtcgaacgggtcctcacttttcaacacgcttgcggaactctatcgagacgaaggaaaccggaaacaagaatcaacatccgatattcaccacacgatgcacaacacaaatgatgcatgaacggttgaacatatgcaagtcatggcatggcaattcacaacaaccaaacactacacattaagtgaagttcaatatgcaacgagttgcatattgacgaaacttcacataccaattatttagttctatcccgattaggtactcaataatattaaatgtggttaaacatggcaagaggtgaagcgtaattaatctacctatctaggcattttaaatgaggtcggaaatgacatatagcacctccaaaacgacctcacatgttaatttacaattctgttcagatctggactaacacttttaaatgtttgttaaacagcaaaacaaataggttcacgtgattctacgcatcgttacaagcaatttacacatggagaacatctccaacggagctacggatcaaaagatacaagcatcgcaagatatgatggcatgaatgcaaaaatatgtgcaacgacagtcacaagcatttcaaaacacacaactagcaagataatatgaaactacacgagattctaagcaagtttcatataggacacgatcaaaacggagcaacggttcaacaactacgagcaaaacaatttatcactacaatctgccaaaatcagccacatagcattttctacaccccacaactatgagctacacaaatccaatatactcaaccaaggcatgagacgatagagggcaagaagcactacaacatacaactaacaacacctagcatggaagcatggatcactaggaaaagaagtcacaaaatggcatctcacacactgtttcagacttagtgaaaaacacagtttatgactgtgcagttttcgatctgaaggcatgttgacagcagcaaaaccataagctacaggactccaaatggcatgaaaattgacagcatgctagagaatctaaagtctacaactaactccattgcaccaacctcaaaagagctaccgatcaccagataaactcatgcaaagacagcaacaaaatataacagatttcagacttagaaatatttcagcatctctaaaacaacactatttcctagcacgtaaagaacaagcaaaccacaccacaacatggatttctattgcaaccaaaattaccaggggctagtctgcacatccaagggcatatctctagttgacaactccttcataacaagcacggattaaatcccacaaaataagcaaaagggcaacgtggcaaaatatcacgcgcactaactttctcaaaagctaaaactaaatgcacagttaaaaatcctatggatttttctaccccgaaaacatatataacatgaggagttgcaaaataaaaacaacgccacacgtatatgcgagaatatgttctAAACACGGAATAacaaactagctacggaatcctacatgcaaaaataccaacaaccactctaaaatacatggcaaaagggtcctaaaaatgaacattttatctatggggtTTGAGTAATCCGGACATGCACGAAAAGTAACTACGGAACAattccctattgggacagcacgctaaactaggcattcggcaagtcaaactacttcaaacatttatgcaagttgcaaaaaacataatctacgcgaaattctacacaagttacatatacaaTACGTCGTGATCCGACATAGGGATAAATATCTACGGGCTTTTGAAATATAGCATTTATCTGAAAAtactaaattcccaaaaaatcctaAAATGCTACGGGCCGGAACTGGGCATGCATAACTTAGTAAAACTCGCCACGGGCGGGGGATAGGCTCACCTTGGGGCCTCTTGGGCCGAcctggagaggaggaggcaggccgGCTCGTTGACTGGGCCTGGGGCCGGCCTGGGCCTCGCGGACGGTGGCCCACGCGGATCGAGCAAGCGGCGGGCGACCCTCGTCGTTCTCCTCCCGATCGGGAGTTGCTGGCGGCGCGGGAGTCAACGGCGGGCGCTGGCGGGCAGGGCCGGGCGAGGTGCTTGCGGCGGCAGGGATGGGATCCAGCAGGGCCGACGCGGAACGGCTCGCCGCCGGCGGCGGGACAGAGGCGGCACGGGGCGGCGAGCTCGGCAGGAAGGGCTCGGGCGAGCTAGACGAAGCGGCGGGCGGATCTGGCGGCCGGTGGTTGCTGGGGCGGAGCGGCGTCGGCCTAGGGCGAGGCATGGCCGGCGGGAGGCTGGCGCGGGGCTCGGGCTGCAGCTCCGGTGGCTCGGGGAACTCCGGCCGGCGGGGCTGCTCGGGGAGAGGCTCGGGAGGAACTCCCGTGGAAGGAGTTGCTGCTGCGGGGAGCCCCATCATCAACGCGGTTTGTGgtcggctcagaacggacaacgacgagaaccggcaactaacaacggatgcaacttttgaaaactggcggcaacggggtgtcgatgcaatgctgatgatgcgcatgatgcgatgatgatgcgacaaataaaaataaacacccgAAGAAAATGgactaaagggggaatcttctggaacgtcggtctcgggctgtcacaactctcctacactacaagaggatctcgacccgggatccaagaatgaaaggggaagagaaagagaaagaacaagaggtaaaacttagtcgcttctttgacaaacgagtgaaaccaacgatccttgaaggttgcaaaaagatgaggaatgatatgagaaacaagaaagaattcacagaaaatttcggcagcacttcggtaggaaaaaggggacaaaattcgataagatgggacaattagacaagattcataacaaacaactaaatagaacaagggaacaccatgatcttgatagaacaacatgtttgacccaaaagagcaacatcacaatgcctccagaacaagaTACTAAAACTAAATCATTGGGATCAAAgaatgaataagagaatgacaactactatcacaagaatcttgaagaacacttgagacaaagaattgatatcatgagccctctcgaagaagaattcaaaatactatgaacaagaataagaattatgttaagcttatccttcatcaagtttagttgatgacaagcaacggatttagcgtaccacttattcttctaggaATGATTTAGgagagacatgagcacaaacttaaagaagtcttgaaggagacaccggtaagaattgaaacgaatgagacgaacatgaatgaatgaatagatcatgagccacctgagagaaaaacttgaacaaggcaccggaataattgagagacgaacgaagagacaacaattgagaag
This window encodes:
- the LOC123426963 gene encoding poly(A)-specific ribonuclease PARN isoform X2, whose translation is MQCRRRLAPLLRAPPPKSLLPRLLSRLVSSSSPSPPPSGGGGDEAGDGSVAGVAVKQVTRGNLAEALEELRARVRDAAFVGIDLEMSGVTSAPWRDTFELDRADVRYLKLRDSAKRFAVLQLGVCPFRWDPAKSAFVAHPHNFFIFPRKELPYDSSSHEFLCQTTSLDFLAKHQFDFNTCFHEGISYLSRAQEEEALQKLNVQHHDGISACISKQEDVQLKSTADLLFTERMKIRFNEWRDAISTNPRVDNHKLGSNKFSTDQFQTVFFKMRPAIMLDGFTSHQLKLIQQVLRKNFRDLMYICTFGEDGTSEKRVVYTDNNEDSILLMKDVQDDLLRSRKAKVKSAIGIRHVIDLIASEKKLIVGHSCFLDIAQVYSKFIGPLPSSIKEFALAINRIFPYIVDTRHLMSAGDAVQRLMRQKSKSLSSAFSLLCPAFHPTAPEASILAPVKIEVEADETTYGLS
- the LOC123426963 gene encoding poly(A)-specific ribonuclease PARN isoform X1: MQCRRRLAPLLRAPPPKSLLPRLLSRLVSSSSPSPPPSGGGGDEAGDGSVAGVAVKQVTRGNLAEALEELRARVRDAAFVGIDLEMSGVTSAPWRDTFELDRADVRYLKLRDSAKRFAVLQLGVCPFRWDPAKSAFVAHPHNFFIFPRKELPYDSSSHEFLCQTTSLDFLAKHQFDFNTCFHEGISYLSRAQEEEALQKLNVQHHDGISACISKQEDVQLKSTADLLFTERMKIRFNEWRDAISTNPRVDNHKLGSNKFSTDQFQTVFFKMRPAIMLDGFTSHQLKLIQQVLRKNFRDLMYICTFGEDGTSEKRVVYTDNNEDSILLMKDVQDDLLRSRKAKVKSAIGIRHVIDLIASEKKLIVGHSCFLDIAQVYSKFIGPLPSSIKEFALAINRIFPYIVDTRHLMSAGDAVQRLMRQKSKSLSSAFSLLCPAFHPTAPEASILAPVKIEVEADETTLSCFASGAKHEAGYDAFMTGCVFAQLCPHLGVKFEDLTLKESLEMNNKLKKYINLLPPSYNSGTVLDLSTGMERPDAGCKLRYPAAVYDNIVLIWGFQSGLSAKDIKACICKVFGPASVTTIFSIDSTAVLVQFSKQESVNDFLDLKATLEKQDSAISVLHPLSTVLEGGQTRASNYDTYIGICSSSVTKYLFADQANAVCSASNTELRGENNVDASDAPGTNSVLDENVHTSVKQAEGSKHGSNKQDATDISCQDILDALQDGKTLFGKQTRRT